A portion of the Pseudomonas protegens CHA0 genome contains these proteins:
- the hslO gene encoding Hsp33 family molecular chaperone HslO: MTDLPDTDFTQRFIFDESDTRGELVALERSYAEVLAKHPYPEPVAQLLGELMAAASLLVGTLKFDGLLILQARSEGPVPLLMIECSSEREIRGLARYDAEQIAPDATLADLMPNGVLALTVDPTNGQRYQGIVDLDGTNLAECFTNYFVMSQQTGTRFWLYADGRSARGLLLQQLPADRLRDQEERDASWQHLTALASTLTADELLSLDNETVLHRLYHEEAVRLFDVQPLRFRCSCSRERSGNALVSLGLEDAQQLVVEHGGSIEIDCQFCNERYLFDAADIAQLFAGAGVDTPSDTRH, encoded by the coding sequence ATGACTGATTTGCCGGATACCGACTTCACTCAACGCTTCATCTTCGATGAGAGCGACACCCGCGGCGAGCTGGTGGCGCTGGAGCGCAGTTACGCGGAAGTCCTCGCCAAACACCCCTATCCCGAGCCGGTTGCACAGCTGCTTGGCGAACTGATGGCGGCGGCATCGTTGCTGGTCGGCACCCTGAAATTCGATGGCTTGCTGATTCTCCAGGCCCGTTCCGAAGGCCCGGTGCCGCTGCTGATGATCGAGTGCTCCAGCGAGCGCGAGATCCGTGGCCTGGCCCGTTACGACGCGGAGCAGATCGCCCCTGATGCCACCCTCGCCGACCTGATGCCCAACGGCGTCCTGGCCCTGACCGTGGACCCGACCAATGGCCAGCGCTACCAGGGCATCGTCGACCTGGACGGCACCAACCTGGCGGAATGCTTCACCAACTACTTCGTCATGTCGCAACAGACCGGCACCCGTTTCTGGCTCTATGCCGACGGCCGCAGCGCCCGTGGCCTGCTCCTGCAACAACTGCCCGCCGACCGCCTGCGTGATCAGGAAGAGCGTGACGCCAGCTGGCAGCACCTCACTGCCCTGGCCAGCACCCTGACCGCCGATGAGCTGCTGAGCCTGGACAACGAAACCGTGCTCCACCGCCTGTACCACGAAGAAGCCGTGCGCCTGTTCGACGTGCAGCCGCTGCGTTTTCGCTGCAGTTGCTCGCGGGAACGCTCGGGCAATGCGCTGGTCAGCCTGGGTCTGGAAGATGCCCAGCAACTGGTGGTCGAACATGGCGGCAGCATCGAGATCGATTGCCAGTTCTGCAACGAACGCTACCTGTTCGATGCCGCTGATATCGCGCAATTGTTCGCGGGGGCGGGCGTGGACACGCCGTCAGATACTCGTCACTAA
- a CDS encoding PaaI family thioesterase: protein MQIPAGLTESAFSQLLGCRLQRLETGEADVALELTPQLRNRGQKLHGGAIFSLVDIAMGLACSSTHGFDQQSATIECKINYIRAVAEGEVLCRAKVIHPGRRTLVVEADVIQGDKLVAKAQGTFAVL from the coding sequence ATGCAGATCCCTGCCGGCCTGACCGAAAGCGCCTTCAGCCAATTGCTCGGCTGCCGTCTGCAACGCCTGGAAACCGGCGAAGCGGACGTCGCCCTGGAGCTGACCCCGCAACTGCGCAATCGCGGGCAGAAGCTGCACGGCGGGGCGATCTTCAGCCTGGTGGACATTGCCATGGGGCTGGCCTGTTCCAGCACCCACGGCTTCGACCAGCAGAGCGCCACCATCGAGTGCAAGATCAACTACATCCGCGCCGTGGCCGAGGGCGAGGTGCTGTGCCGGGCCAAGGTGATCCACCCCGGCCGCCGCACCCTGGTGGTGGAAGCGGATGTGATCCAGGGCGACAAACTGGTCGCAAAAGCACAAGGCACCTTCGCGGTCCTATAG
- a CDS encoding RNA-binding S4 domain-containing protein, with protein sequence MAHKQEEEDKVRLDKWLWAARFYKTRALAKTAIESGKVHHRGERCKPGKEPRVGDEYQIRAGFDERTVVVQALSIVRRGAPEAQALYAETEASIAKREAAAAQRKAGALGVSTDGKPSKKQRRDLFKFHGSNHE encoded by the coding sequence GTGGCGCACAAGCAGGAAGAAGAGGACAAGGTTCGTCTGGATAAATGGCTGTGGGCAGCGCGCTTCTACAAGACTCGTGCCCTGGCCAAGACAGCGATTGAAAGCGGCAAGGTGCATCACCGGGGCGAGCGCTGCAAACCGGGCAAGGAGCCGCGGGTAGGCGATGAATACCAGATTCGCGCCGGCTTCGACGAACGCACCGTGGTGGTCCAGGCCCTGTCCATCGTCCGCCGTGGCGCTCCTGAAGCGCAGGCTCTGTACGCGGAAACCGAGGCCAGCATCGCCAAGCGCGAAGCCGCTGCGGCCCAGCGCAAGGCTGGTGCCCTAGGAGTGAGCACCGACGGTAAACCGAGCAAGAAACAGCGCCGGGACCTGTTCAAGTTCCACGGCAGCAACCACGAATGA
- a CDS encoding ATP-dependent zinc protease, translated as MKTFDHLTVVGLREWVALPDLGVAGLRAKIDTGASTSSLHATEIEPFEREGEQWVRFNAHLGSVVQLRHRRCEAPLVAMKTIKSSNGQAQVRYVISTTLALGDRVWRVEFTLACRKAMRYRLLLGSKALIDGQLVVNPGIKYVQDKPVFPVSTTSATGVA; from the coding sequence TTGAAGACTTTTGACCATTTGACCGTTGTCGGTCTGCGCGAGTGGGTGGCGCTCCCGGATCTGGGCGTGGCCGGCCTGCGCGCCAAGATCGACACCGGGGCCAGCACCTCCAGCCTGCATGCCACCGAGATCGAGCCCTTCGAGCGCGAAGGTGAGCAGTGGGTGCGCTTCAATGCCCACCTGGGCAGTGTGGTGCAGTTGCGTCACCGGCGCTGCGAAGCACCGCTGGTGGCGATGAAAACCATTAAAAGCTCCAACGGCCAGGCCCAGGTGCGCTACGTGATCAGCACCACCCTGGCCCTGGGCGATCGGGTGTGGCGGGTGGAGTTCACCCTCGCCTGCCGCAAGGCCATGCGCTATCGCCTGCTGCTGGGTTCCAAGGCTCTGATCGACGGCCAACTGGTGGTCAATCCGGGCATCAAGTACGTACAAGACAAACCGGTGTTCCCGGTATCCACTACCTCTGCCACAGGTGTTGCATGA
- a CDS encoding ATP-binding protein, whose amino-acid sequence MKTPLWFPQSFFSRTLWLVLIVVLFSKALTLVYLLMNEDVLVDRQYSHGVALTLRAYWAADESNRDQIAEAAGLIKVVGSGVPAGEQHWPYSEIYQRQMQAELGADTEVRLRMHAPPALWVRAPSLGDGWLKVPLYPHPLRGQKIWSVLGWFLAIGLLSTASAWIFVSQLNQPLKRLVYAARQLGQGRSVRLPISDTPSEMTEVYRAFNQMAEDVEQAGRERELMLAGVSHDLRTPLTRLRLSLELMGDHTDLTDDMVRDIEDMDAILDQFLAFIRDGRDESVEEVDLGDLVQEVAAPYNQNEERVHLRLEPIQPFPLRRVSMKRLLNNLIGNALNHAGTEVEVAAYVSGDTNAPYVVLSVMDRGAGIDPSELEAIFNPFTRGDRARGGKGTGLGLAIVKRIAAMHGGNVELRNRPDGGLEARVRLPLGLLLPRDAD is encoded by the coding sequence ATGAAAACCCCGCTGTGGTTCCCCCAGAGTTTCTTCTCCCGCACCCTGTGGCTGGTGCTGATCGTGGTGCTGTTTTCCAAGGCATTGACCCTGGTTTATCTGTTGATGAACGAGGACGTGCTGGTGGACCGGCAGTACAGCCACGGCGTGGCCCTGACCCTGCGCGCCTACTGGGCCGCCGATGAATCCAACCGTGACCAGATCGCCGAGGCTGCCGGCCTGATCAAGGTGGTGGGCAGCGGCGTACCGGCCGGCGAGCAGCATTGGCCCTACAGCGAGATCTACCAGCGGCAGATGCAGGCCGAACTGGGCGCCGACACCGAAGTGCGCCTGCGCATGCATGCGCCGCCGGCGCTCTGGGTGCGGGCGCCGAGCCTGGGGGACGGCTGGCTCAAGGTGCCGCTGTACCCCCATCCGCTGCGGGGGCAGAAGATCTGGAGCGTGTTGGGCTGGTTCCTGGCCATTGGCCTCTTGTCCACCGCCTCGGCCTGGATTTTCGTCAGCCAGCTCAACCAGCCCCTCAAGCGCCTGGTGTATGCCGCCCGGCAACTGGGCCAGGGACGCAGCGTGCGCCTGCCCATCAGCGATACGCCCAGCGAGATGACCGAGGTCTACCGCGCGTTCAACCAGATGGCCGAGGACGTGGAACAGGCAGGGCGAGAGCGGGAGTTGATGCTGGCCGGGGTGTCCCACGACCTGCGCACGCCGCTGACCCGGCTGCGCCTGTCCCTGGAATTGATGGGCGATCACACTGACCTGACCGACGACATGGTGCGGGATATCGAGGACATGGACGCCATTCTCGACCAGTTCCTGGCCTTCATTCGCGATGGGCGCGACGAATCGGTGGAAGAGGTGGACCTGGGCGATCTGGTGCAGGAAGTGGCGGCGCCCTACAACCAGAACGAAGAACGGGTGCACCTGCGCCTGGAGCCGATCCAGCCGTTCCCGTTGCGCCGGGTGTCGATGAAGCGCCTGCTCAACAACCTGATCGGTAACGCCCTGAATCATGCGGGTACGGAAGTGGAAGTGGCGGCCTATGTGTCCGGTGACACCAATGCGCCCTATGTGGTGCTCAGCGTGATGGACCGTGGCGCGGGGATCGATCCTTCGGAACTGGAAGCGATCTTCAACCCCTTCACCCGTGGCGACCGTGCCCGCGGCGGCAAGGGCACCGGGCTGGGGCTGGCCATCGTCAAGCGGATTGCCGCCATGCACGGTGGCAATGTCGAACTGCGCAACCGCCCCGATGGTGGCCTGGAAGCGCGAGTACGCCTGCCGCTGGGCTTGCTGCTGCCCCGTGATGCGGATTGA
- the rimK gene encoding 30S ribosomal protein S6--L-glutamate ligase, translated as MKIAVLSRNPRLYSTRRLVEAGTERGHEMVVVDTLRAYMNIASHKPQIHYRGKPLEGFDAVIPRIGASVTFYGCAVLRQFEMMGVFPLNESVAIARSRDKLRSLQLLSRRGIGLPVTGFAHSPDDIPDLIEMVNGAPLVIKVLEGTQGIGVVLCETATAAESVIEAFMGLKQNIMVQEYIKEAGGADIRCFVVGDKVIAAMKRQAKPGEFRSNLHRGGSASLIKITPEERMTALRAAKVMGLSVAGVDILRSNHGPLVMEVNSSPGLEGIETTTGKNVAGIIIEHIEKNGGPNMTRTKGKG; from the coding sequence ATGAAGATCGCTGTGCTGTCGCGTAACCCGCGTCTGTATTCCACTCGTCGTCTGGTCGAGGCCGGCACCGAGCGTGGCCATGAAATGGTAGTGGTCGATACCCTGCGCGCCTACATGAACATCGCCAGTCACAAGCCGCAGATCCACTACCGCGGCAAGCCCCTGGAAGGCTTCGATGCGGTGATCCCGCGGATCGGTGCCTCGGTGACCTTCTATGGCTGCGCGGTGCTGCGCCAGTTCGAAATGATGGGGGTGTTCCCCCTCAACGAATCGGTGGCCATCGCCCGCTCCCGGGACAAGCTGCGCTCGCTGCAGTTGCTGTCGCGGCGTGGCATCGGCCTGCCGGTGACCGGCTTCGCCCATTCCCCGGACGACATTCCCGACCTGATCGAGATGGTCAACGGCGCGCCGTTGGTGATCAAGGTGCTGGAAGGCACCCAGGGCATCGGCGTGGTGCTGTGTGAAACCGCCACGGCGGCGGAATCGGTGATCGAGGCCTTCATGGGCCTGAAGCAGAACATCATGGTCCAGGAGTACATCAAGGAGGCCGGCGGCGCCGACATTCGCTGCTTCGTGGTGGGGGACAAGGTGATCGCGGCGATGAAACGCCAGGCCAAGCCGGGGGAGTTCCGCTCCAACCTGCATCGCGGCGGCAGCGCCAGCCTGATCAAGATCACTCCCGAAGAACGCATGACCGCGCTGCGGGCGGCCAAGGTCATGGGCCTGAGCGTGGCAGGGGTGGATATCCTGCGTTCCAATCACGGGCCGCTGGTGATGGAAGTCAATTCCTCGCCGGGCCTGGAAGGCATCGAGACCACCACCGGCAAGAACGTGGCGGGAATCATCATCGAGCACATCGAGAAGAACGGCGGGCCGAACATGACCCGGACCAAGGGCAAGGGCTAG
- a CDS encoding phosphatase PAP2 family protein: protein MNNPGLFQARWNLGKLVLCNLLPLALLGFWLWPTGQALCTVFDEWLFHHLNAPLASNSTWLHIWAVASLRPFDIVVGLIMLGLLIRGDWVFKAVDVRRAFFGFLSILILMVVIRALFSKLVAVMNWQHNSPSMVLEGAVHMSDYFPGWEKTWELKDRSSQSFPGDHASVLLIWGLFMGIFSRSIGQFLIVWGLTLLFMMPRLVAGAHWGQDDYIGGVLLAVLALGWGYYTPYAARMSNFLLRLTHPLFNLLSRMPVLSRMSVVRASSLLR from the coding sequence ATGAACAATCCGGGTTTGTTCCAAGCAAGGTGGAACCTCGGCAAGCTGGTTCTGTGCAATTTACTCCCTTTGGCCCTGCTGGGTTTCTGGTTGTGGCCCACCGGGCAGGCGCTCTGCACGGTCTTCGACGAATGGCTGTTCCACCACCTCAACGCCCCTCTGGCAAGCAACTCGACCTGGCTGCATATCTGGGCCGTGGCCAGCCTGCGGCCGTTCGATATCGTAGTGGGGCTGATCATGCTCGGCCTGCTGATTCGCGGTGACTGGGTGTTCAAGGCGGTGGACGTGCGCCGTGCCTTCTTCGGCTTTCTATCGATCCTGATTCTGATGGTGGTGATTCGCGCGCTGTTTTCCAAGCTGGTGGCCGTCATGAACTGGCAGCACAACAGCCCGTCCATGGTGCTGGAAGGCGCCGTGCACATGAGCGACTACTTCCCGGGCTGGGAAAAGACCTGGGAACTCAAGGACCGCTCCAGCCAGAGCTTCCCGGGCGACCACGCTTCGGTGCTGCTGATCTGGGGCCTGTTCATGGGGATCTTCAGCCGCAGCATCGGCCAGTTCCTGATCGTCTGGGGCCTGACCCTGCTGTTCATGATGCCGCGCCTGGTGGCAGGCGCCCACTGGGGCCAGGACGACTACATCGGCGGTGTGCTGCTGGCGGTGCTGGCCCTGGGCTGGGGCTACTACACCCCGTACGCGGCGCGGATGTCGAACTTCCTGCTGCGCCTGACCCACCCGCTGTTCAACCTGTTGAGCCGGATGCCCGTGCTCTCGCGCATGAGCGTGGTGCGCGCCAGCAGCCTGCTGCGCTAA
- a CDS encoding EAL domain-containing protein encodes MTDFPTSLTSPGNRCEGCQQSQPLGFDFSFAYQPIVDLRDRSVFAHEALVRGVNGEGAGTVLGQVNDSNRYRFDQRCRTQAITLAAQLGMQSHLSINFMPNAVYRPELCIRSTLEAARAQRFPLDRLIFETLESQHVDNYRHLTNILREYREFGFKTAIDDFGSGYSGLNLLADFQPDLIKLDMALVRDVDQDRVRQAIIRAIVTMCAELGVTVIAEGIESAGERDFLSDCGIYLMQGYWFAKPAFKALAEVPAAAWNS; translated from the coding sequence GTGACTGACTTCCCCACTTCCCTGACCTCGCCCGGCAACCGTTGCGAAGGTTGCCAGCAAAGCCAGCCACTGGGCTTCGATTTTTCCTTCGCCTACCAGCCCATAGTCGATCTGCGGGACCGCTCGGTCTTCGCCCATGAAGCCCTGGTGCGCGGGGTCAATGGCGAAGGGGCGGGAACGGTGCTGGGCCAGGTCAATGACAGCAATCGCTACCGTTTCGACCAGCGCTGCCGGACCCAGGCAATCACCCTCGCCGCCCAGTTGGGGATGCAAAGCCACCTGTCGATCAACTTCATGCCCAACGCCGTGTACCGGCCGGAACTGTGCATCCGCAGCACCCTGGAGGCGGCCCGGGCCCAGCGTTTTCCCCTGGACCGGCTGATTTTCGAAACCCTGGAAAGCCAGCACGTAGATAACTATCGCCATTTGACCAATATTCTGCGTGAATACCGCGAATTCGGCTTCAAGACCGCCATCGACGACTTCGGCTCGGGGTACTCGGGGCTGAACCTGCTGGCGGATTTCCAACCCGACCTGATCAAGCTCGACATGGCGCTGGTGCGCGATGTGGACCAGGATCGCGTACGCCAGGCGATCATCCGCGCGATTGTCACAATGTGTGCGGAGTTGGGGGTTACAGTCATCGCCGAAGGTATTGAAAGCGCCGGTGAACGGGACTTTCTCAGCGACTGTGGAATTTATCTGATGCAGGGCTACTGGTTCGCCAAGCCTGCATTCAAAGCCCTGGCCGAGGTTCCGGCCGCGGCCTGGAACAGCTAA
- the ompR gene encoding two-component system response regulator OmpR yields MSSTVQTAEGEKILIVDDDPGLSSLLERFFVSKGYRARAVPNTEQMDRLLGREVFNLVVLDLMLPGEDGLTACRRLRSANNQIPIIMLTAKGDELSRIKGLELGADDYLAKPFNPDELMARVKAVLRRQSAPVPGAPGSEDESVTFGDYELSLATRELKRGNEVHMLTTGEFAVLKALVMNARQPLTRDKLMNLARGREWDALERSIDVQISRLRRMIEPDPSKPRYIQTVWGVGYVFVPDGTATK; encoded by the coding sequence ATGAGCAGCACTGTACAAACTGCTGAAGGCGAAAAAATTCTTATTGTTGACGACGACCCGGGGCTGAGCAGCCTGCTGGAGCGTTTCTTCGTCAGCAAGGGCTACCGTGCCCGCGCAGTACCTAACACCGAGCAAATGGACCGCCTGCTGGGTCGCGAAGTGTTCAACCTGGTGGTACTCGACCTGATGCTGCCCGGCGAAGACGGCTTGACCGCATGCCGCCGCCTGCGCAGCGCGAACAACCAGATTCCGATCATCATGCTCACCGCCAAGGGCGACGAGCTGAGCCGCATCAAGGGCCTGGAACTGGGCGCCGACGATTACCTGGCCAAGCCGTTCAATCCCGACGAGCTGATGGCGCGGGTCAAGGCCGTATTGCGTCGCCAGTCTGCCCCGGTGCCGGGTGCGCCGGGCAGCGAAGACGAAAGCGTGACCTTCGGCGACTACGAGTTGTCCCTGGCCACCCGCGAGCTCAAGCGCGGCAATGAAGTGCACATGCTCACCACCGGTGAATTCGCGGTGCTCAAGGCGCTGGTGATGAACGCCCGCCAGCCGCTGACCCGGGACAAGTTGATGAACCTGGCCCGTGGTCGCGAATGGGACGCCCTGGAGCGCTCCATTGACGTGCAGATCTCCCGCCTGCGTCGGATGATCGAGCCCGATCCTTCCAAGCCGCGCTACATCCAGACCGTCTGGGGCGTGGGTTATGTCTTTGTGCCGGATGGCACCGCGACCAAGTGA
- a CDS encoding Tex family protein produces the protein MDSINSRIAEELGVRPQQVEAAVALLDEGSTVPFIARYRKEVTGSLDDTQLRHLEERLRYLRELDERRISILASIEEQGKLTPELARDIKLADTKTRLEDLYLPYKQKRRTKGQIALEAGLGELADGLFNDPNLAPETEAARFVDAEKGVADVKAALEGAKYILMERFAEDASLLEKLRNFLKQEATISARVIAGKEEEGAKFRDYFEHDEPLKSMPSHRALAIFRGRNEGILSSALKVGDELPGTMHPCEGMIGQQFGIQNQNRPADKWLGEVVRWTWKVKLYTHLETDLLGELRDGAETEAINVFAHNLHDLLLAAPAGPRATLGLDPGLRTGCKVAVVDATGKLLDHATVYPHVPHNKWDQTLGILAALCAKHSVDLIAIGNGTASRETDKLAAELIKKYPAMKMTKVMVSEAGASVYSASELAAKEFPDLDVSIRGAVSIARRLQDPLAELVKIDPKSIGVGQYQHDVSQLKLARGLDAVVEDCVNAVGVDVNTASVALLARISGLNATLAQNIVSHRDEHGAFKTRAALKKVARLGEKTFEQAAGFLRVMNGDNPLDASAVHPEAYPLVQRIAADTGRDIRSLIGDSGFLKRLDPKKFTDETFGLPTVTDILQELDKPGRDPRPEFKTAEFQDGVEDLKDLQLGMILEGVVTNVTNFGAFVDIGVHQDGLVHISALSEKFIKDPREAVKAGDVVKVKVMEVDIPRKRVGLSMRMGDTPGEKIDGARGSRPGSAPRSSQGNAPRKESAAPAPSNNAMASLFANAKQLKKR, from the coding sequence ATGGACAGCATCAACAGCCGCATTGCCGAGGAACTCGGCGTACGCCCACAACAGGTCGAAGCGGCCGTCGCTCTATTGGATGAAGGCTCCACCGTGCCCTTCATCGCCCGCTACCGGAAAGAAGTCACCGGCAGCCTCGATGACACCCAGCTGCGTCATCTGGAAGAGCGCCTGCGCTACCTGCGAGAACTCGACGAACGGCGGATCAGCATCCTGGCCAGCATCGAAGAGCAAGGCAAGCTGACCCCGGAACTGGCCCGCGACATCAAGCTGGCCGACACCAAGACCCGCCTCGAAGACCTTTACCTGCCTTATAAGCAGAAGCGCCGCACCAAGGGCCAGATCGCCCTGGAAGCCGGCCTCGGCGAACTGGCCGACGGCCTGTTCAACGACCCGAACCTGGCTCCGGAAACCGAAGCCGCACGCTTCGTCGACGCCGAAAAAGGCGTGGCCGACGTGAAGGCCGCCCTGGAAGGCGCCAAGTACATCCTGATGGAGCGCTTCGCCGAAGACGCCAGCCTGCTGGAAAAGCTGCGCAATTTCCTCAAGCAGGAAGCGACCATCAGCGCCCGCGTGATCGCCGGCAAGGAAGAGGAAGGCGCCAAGTTCCGCGACTACTTCGAACACGATGAACCACTCAAAAGCATGCCGTCGCACCGCGCCCTGGCAATTTTCCGTGGCCGCAACGAAGGCATTCTCAGCTCCGCGCTGAAAGTCGGTGACGAACTGCCGGGCACCATGCACCCGTGCGAAGGCATGATCGGCCAGCAATTCGGCATCCAGAACCAGAACCGCCCGGCCGACAAATGGCTCGGCGAAGTGGTGCGCTGGACCTGGAAGGTCAAGCTCTACACCCACCTGGAAACCGACCTGCTGGGCGAACTGCGCGATGGCGCGGAAACCGAGGCGATCAACGTCTTCGCCCACAACCTTCACGACCTGCTGCTGGCCGCTCCGGCCGGCCCGCGCGCCACCCTGGGCCTGGACCCGGGCCTGCGCACCGGCTGCAAGGTGGCGGTGGTGGATGCCACCGGCAAGCTGCTGGACCACGCCACCGTCTACCCCCATGTGCCGCACAACAAATGGGACCAGACCCTGGGCATTCTGGCTGCCCTGTGCGCCAAGCACTCGGTGGACCTGATCGCCATCGGCAACGGCACCGCCAGCCGGGAAACCGACAAGCTGGCGGCCGAGCTGATCAAGAAATACCCGGCCATGAAGATGACCAAGGTCATGGTCTCCGAAGCCGGTGCATCGGTGTACTCGGCCTCGGAGCTGGCGGCCAAGGAATTCCCGGACCTGGACGTATCGATCCGTGGCGCGGTGTCCATCGCCCGCCGCCTGCAGGATCCACTGGCCGAGCTGGTGAAGATCGACCCGAAATCCATCGGTGTCGGCCAGTACCAGCACGATGTCTCGCAACTGAAACTGGCCCGTGGCCTGGACGCGGTGGTGGAAGACTGCGTGAACGCCGTGGGCGTCGACGTCAACACCGCCTCCGTGGCCCTGCTGGCGCGGATCTCCGGCCTCAACGCGACCCTGGCGCAGAACATCGTCAGCCACCGCGACGAACACGGTGCCTTCAAGACCCGCGCCGCGCTGAAAAAAGTCGCCCGCCTGGGTGAAAAGACCTTCGAACAGGCCGCCGGCTTCCTGCGTGTGATGAACGGCGACAACCCGCTGGACGCTTCCGCAGTGCACCCGGAAGCCTACCCGCTGGTACAACGCATCGCTGCCGACACCGGCCGCGACATCCGCTCGCTGATCGGCGACAGCGGCTTCCTCAAGCGCCTGGACCCGAAAAAGTTCACCGACGAAACCTTCGGCCTGCCCACCGTCACCGACATCCTCCAGGAACTGGACAAGCCCGGCCGCGACCCGCGCCCCGAGTTCAAGACCGCCGAGTTCCAGGACGGTGTCGAAGACCTCAAGGACCTGCAACTGGGGATGATCCTCGAAGGCGTGGTGACCAACGTCACCAATTTCGGGGCCTTCGTCGACATCGGCGTGCACCAGGACGGCCTGGTGCACATTTCGGCGCTGTCGGAGAAGTTCATCAAGGACCCACGCGAAGCGGTGAAGGCCGGTGACGTGGTGAAAGTGAAGGTCATGGAAGTCGATATCCCGCGCAAACGCGTCGGCCTGTCGATGCGCATGGGCGACACCCCGGGCGAGAAGATCGACGGTGCCCGTGGCTCCCGCCCCGGCTCGGCGCCACGCTCCTCCCAGGGCAATGCACCGCGCAAGGAGAGCGCCGCGCCCGCCCCGAGCAACAACGCCATGGCCTCGCTGTTCGCCAACGCCAAGCAGTTGAAGAAACGCTGA